Part of the Denticeps clupeoides unplaced genomic scaffold, fDenClu1.1, whole genome shotgun sequence genome is shown below.
CGTCAAAATGACGCCTGTTTCAACTAGAAATGTATTTGACATCAATAAGTCTGTCACTGAAGAAGGACCACTTTTATGGATTTCgattgtgtgtttggtgttttaTATATTTGGGGCCAGATTTGCAGACGTGTCCACTTGTCCCACTTCCCATGACAAACGGTGGAGTGTGTGAATTGTTCGTTAGTGCGCCTGGTCTGTGTTTCCCTGTAATTTACTGGCTACGGAAACTTGATTGTCGGGACATGAATATGAAATCTGATGAGATCTGACATGAAACTGTGCCCGAGGGTTTGTGGTCTCCTTCAGGGAGTCAAATCATGCTAACAGGTCAACGTAGAGCGTCGTTCTGATGCAGAACGGAACGGCCAGAGCTGTCGGACGTACACTCCACTCAGAACACTGAATCAATTTCATTCGTTTTTGCCCCATCAACCTTACACTCTTAAGAACCGCATGTTCGTTTTTCGATCTCTGTGAGAtcactgtggtgtgtgtgtgtgtgtgtgtgtgtgtgcgcgcagaaAGAAGTGCATACCGATACGTGTTTCaaacctttttattttgaagGCCGAGACAAATAAATAAGATCAAACTTCAGCTCTTTGGcttcaggactttttttttttttttttttttttcctctttgtgtAAAGTGCATAAAAAGACGAACCCCCCCCATCCCCTCAGTAAAGTTTGTGCTGTTTTAACGGTCGCCCTCCCCGTTACGAAAGTGAAGTACGGTCATGCAGTGCAGCCATGAACAGTCTGCGGCGGCGGGCATGCGCGCCGTGCACTTTTTGACGCAAGCGCCTTGCTTCTACAACAAAAGATGCTTTAGAGTTGGACTCCTCAGGGCCGCGAGAGGAAGGCCAGGCCGAACAAAAGAGTCGCGCGGGGCTAAAAATACGGCACGGCCGCGTCCTTGCCAGCCGCCGCTGTGAGGAAAAACAGTCGTGGCGGTCGGTGACGGTCGGCCCCTCCTCCCTCAGTTCTGTGTGCCGCTCACAGGAAATAAAAGTCTCTTGTGGACCCTGAAGGACAGGGTTCAAAGGTCGGCGGCCACGAAGCAGTCTCAGAGAAGACGAGACGCCGCTCTGGCAACACCCGGGCTCTGTGGCCCCACGAGGTCGCGTCCCCCTCGTCCCTTCTCTCCCTCACACGGAGGTGACGGTCCGCACCTTGGCCGAGAGCGCCTGCTTGAAGCGCCTCTTCAGGTCCTGCATGTTGGGGGACTTGGGACGCGGGATGAGGGGGGAGCGCCTCTTCTCGGCCGCGGAGGGCAGGGCGGGGGGCTGCTGCTTGGCCAGGTCGCGGCACAGCCGATGGAAGGCGCCGTGCACCTGGCTGTAGTCTTCGCTCGCCGACACCTCGAAGAAGCAGCAGCCCAGGGTGGCGGCCAGCAGCGGGCCCTGCTGGGCGTCCACCCGCCGCACGTGGAGGAGGTCGGCCTTGTTCGCCAGCAGGATGAccggcggcggcgcgccggCCCGGTCGCCGTGGGCGCGCGCCACCAGCTGGTGCAGCTGGCCAATCAGGTCGAAGCTTCGGCGGTCCGTCACGGAGTAGACCAGGACGACGGCATCGGCCCACTGGATGGAGCAGCTCACGTGTTCAGAGCAGCTCAGGCCGTTAGTGGTCACCTAAGAAacaaaagggatttttttttaaatccactaTAGTGAACATTATCTAAACTAGAGGGTACAACGctcaaaaaaaaccccacaaactcTTAACTCAACGCCACTTACTAACccagagttgctccagggggggctgtccgtGTAATAATTGTAAATAACTCCGGTTAAGGCCGTCGGCCACAATATCGTCTCCTCTTTAATTCCCTTAGGATGAAAGCGCCTGCTAAAGGAGCGCGGCGTAGCGTAATTCTAACCGCAGCCCTGCGTTAAAAAACCTTCAGACATTATGCAACCAGTCTGAGAGCCGAGGTGGACGGGAAGGTCACCGGTTGTAACGTTACTGCAGTTTTCCCGGAGGACTTCACAGGAGAGGCTGATTAAGGGGGTATCGTTCCCCCTCcccgaaaaagaaaaaaacccagGCCGGGGGAAATTAGACGGCTAGACTAGCAGACTCTTCCACCCGAGCTGGGCCAGATAAAAACAGGGGCTCTGCGGCTTTGGAGCGATGCCCAGACCAGGCAGCgagcctcacacacacttcacttcgCTCCAGGTTCTCCAGAATGTGGGGCTGGGAAAAATGTACCGAAaaatgtaacccccccccccccctctctctctctctggccagGTATATTTTTCTATGTTATTAAAAAGTAGCCGgcacttttttttaaggttGGTTTAACAGGTTTTTttaggggtggggtggggggggacaaACGAATGagtttgaccccccccccaaggcCTTCCCACTCTTCCACTGTTACCCTGAGGGCAATTCAGCCCCAGTGATGGACGGACACAAAAGGaaccccgaaaaaaaaaaaaaaaaagacaaaaggggGTCCAAAGGGGTCAGTTTAAGCAGCAGCGCGCGAGGATCGGACCCGAGCTCGCAGCGCGCGTCCTTACGGCTTTTATTATAGGGGGTATAAATAAATACTCACGTGAACCCCGGGGGTGTCCTGGACCTGGATGGCCACTTGCTCGCTGTCAATCTGGACCTCCCTGGAGTACAGGTTACCTGCGGGACGGCGGGCAGAGGCGGTCAGCACCGACCCACCGGAACTCGGCGCGCATCTCGGTTTAATTCGGGACTATTTCTCACCTGCGTTGCGCTCGTAGTCGCCGATGAAGCGCCGCGTGAGGAACCGCACCACCAGAGCTGCGAGGGGACACGAGGAGAGCTCCGTTATCGGGTCAGGATAAAGAGCCTTTAAGAgggttttcttttgttgttattCGTCCCAACTCACCTGTTTTTCCAACTCCGCTGCCCCCGATCACCGCGATCTTTATGACCCGGTTTGAAGGGGCTTCCGCCGGGTACTCCGCGATGGTCGACATGTTCTGGATCAGACGCATTTTCTCAACTtactctctttctttttccttcccaAGAGAAGTGCAAGTTATCCACAGAGCCCGGTGGGGGAGACGGGGTTCGTAGAGATCGGTTAGTCCCTGCCGCCGACTCGCTGGCCCGCCGGAGAAGCCCGTCTCCGGTTTATATGGACGGGAGCAGCGGCGCGTTCCGATTGGCTGCAGGCGcagaggctccgccccctccagagagaaagcgagaggcTCCGCCCTCCACGCTCCGCGTCAAACAGCGCGGCGGACGCAGATAGGCAGGAGATAAAAACACGCAGTTTTATACTCAGAACATAATCTGAAGCCGATTTGCGTCTGCTGTTCTATACGAACCGCCATTTTAAGGCTGCCTTCCTCGTCCTTCTTATTCTTAGAGGAATATAAGATAGAGTGATCCTTTATTAttcccaccaaaaaaaacataaagacttTACACAactcaatttacatttatttatttatttatttatttatttatttatttttaattccagacttgaaaaagaaacatgaagggatgtgattgtcattgtgctacacagcacagctcacggtgcacacaacggaacgtgtcctctgcttgtaacccaGCACCATGGGGAGCAGCGGTGGGGATGGTACCcgactcagtggcaccttggcggtacgggtccacttccttacccggtAGGCCACCATGGCCCCTACCAACGTGAAGGTTAAGACTCCAGGGGATGAGTGGCAGATACAGTTGATGCATTGTAGAAGAATTACAATATTATGGACTTTTCCCCTCTCCAGTAACCTGTATGAAGAACATACCATGGTGCCAACAGTGATGAAATGGAAAACTAGAATAAACATGCTTTCAGTTGTCATCAGTCAGCTAGATCCTGATCCCCCCAAATAAAATCTCCCAAATAGGAACTTTGCTGAAAGTGTTTCACTGGTCCACAGATACCAAGAAAAAGGTCTTACAATCGCATCTTGCAGCTAATTTGAGTCAAGAAAGGTTTTCATAGTAATCAATACTGTAGTATATATGGGACCAGAAAAGATCAGAACAGGTCACAGAAAAAATCGAGGAAATCCAAACATATTAGAACTTTTTACACATTCCAAGCTCATATAAGATGTGGATCAAAACTTCTAAGACCATTTAGATGCACTAACCAAATTAATTCAGGAAGCCCTGCAAAAAATTGTCTACCTTGGccgatcaggatttgaacctgcaaccttctggttaaagaagcggccctgtaatctgaaggtagcaggtttgaatccttatctgccaaggtgccactgaggtgccactgagcaaaagcaccgtccccacacactgctccccatgcgcctgtcatggctgcccactgc
Proteins encoded:
- the LOC114774389 gene encoding ras-like protein family member 11B — its product is MRLIQNMSTIAEYPAEAPSNRVIKIAVIGGSGVGKTALVVRFLTRRFIGDYERNAGNLYSREVQIDSEQVAIQVQDTPGVHVTTNGLSCSEHVSCSIQWADAVVLVYSVTDRRSFDLIGQLHQLVARAHGDRAGAPPPVILLANKADLLHVRRVDAQQGPLLAATLGCCFFEVSASEDYSQVHGAFHRLCRDLAKQQPPALPSAAEKRRSPLIPRPKSPNMQDLKRRFKQALSAKVRTVTSV